From a single Balneolales bacterium ANBcel1 genomic region:
- a CDS encoding HPr family phosphocarrier protein yields the protein MIKKTVTVKNPAGIHARPASVIVQEITRFKSDFHIHMYGYRINGKSILGLLTLAAEQGAELELEMDGPDEEQAMEAMVTLFNNGFKVEE from the coding sequence ATGATAAAAAAAACGGTAACGGTGAAAAATCCGGCGGGTATACACGCACGTCCGGCATCGGTCATAGTTCAGGAAATTACCCGGTTCAAGTCGGATTTTCACATACATATGTATGGATATCGTATTAACGGCAAAAGTATTTTGGGGTTACTGACACTCGCGGCAGAGCAGGGTGCCGAACTGGAACTGGAGATGGACGGCCCCGATGAAGAGCAGGCGATGGAGGCGATGGTTACCTTGTTTAACAATGGCTTCAAGGTTGAAGAATAG
- the gatC gene encoding Asp-tRNA(Asn)/Glu-tRNA(Gln) amidotransferase subunit GatC — protein sequence MSVSLDDVKYMANLARLQLSDSEARSLLKDMNDILGYMDHLGKIDSSDVPPLEHVTDEKTGFRPDRALPPLDHELALKNAPDADTDHFRVPKVID from the coding sequence ATGTCTGTTTCTCTGGATGATGTTAAATATATGGCAAATCTTGCCCGACTTCAGCTTTCAGATTCTGAAGCCCGTTCCCTGTTGAAGGACATGAACGATATTCTGGGGTATATGGATCACCTGGGCAAAATCGACTCCTCCGATGTTCCCCCGCTGGAACACGTCACAGACGAAAAAACCGGCTTCCGGCCCGACCGGGCTCTGCCGCCCCTGGATCACGAACTGGCACTCAAAAATGCACCCGATGCCGACACGGACCACTTTCGTGTACCCAAGGTGATCGATTGA
- a CDS encoding YfhO family protein, which produces MTQKSREPKPDKKASRRSRRNLKPAESIHDYWESLPLKYRHLIVLLFLFIAPSFLFSEVYFGGRQFVAHDIEQFRATAQSVIEYREETGENALWATNIFSGMPSYTVIGTKAVYHIDTLLRRTFNSLFIPVFPFMICAGGVYFFFWLMGYRPLPSALAALAITLTTYIPIIVGAGHNSKLIAYSFIPWVMAGYWMLSRSDRKLAGLFLFAIALNFTLRAEHVQVLYYFLFVLLIWFVYDGFTAWKEQVWPAWLRRASLMVLGGLLALAANIQPYWSLYEYSAHSIRGGSEMRSEMAGRDGLDVDYAFAWSQGRGELLTLIIPASYGGSSAEGTYWGPKSFTSGPHYLGAIVFLMFLVGLMRAPGRLKYVFLGSGGLALLFSLGENLYRFNYLAFQYLPFFDKFRTPEMWLIVTVFSFAVIAAMGMKWFHDSWKDGSLTLKQLYLPAGTALVIALFFTAFSGTILNFEKPGEHRQLAQQVASQQNVSPDDPQVRQFVNRYIDQEIKPERREMAASDSRRLLLYLVLASGLLAATARFNLPANYALAGLVLLTAVDLVQVGGRYADKSGLVPSDMSAYDVINNKVRSVDRFIEENKQVDQAWPWRTLPLSDNPFNNAVPAAFVYPSIGGYSGAKLSIYQDVLDHALYTGQAGLNTELLNMLNTRFLIFSNPISLPGWEVAYEGREGVVMENRNALPKAWFVDELLTEDRPEDVMAQLNRFDASSTAILLADGRSGADAVPDITPIDNRSAEVTEYGPRQIRLHVETDAPSFLVMSEIYYPAGWYATLNDEPVTIRRTNYILRGFEIPPGQHELELRFEPRSHILGSRLSWVFNIAILLIGVAALGLWYRKS; this is translated from the coding sequence ATGACCCAGAAAAGTCGCGAGCCAAAGCCGGATAAAAAAGCCTCCCGCCGATCACGCAGAAATCTGAAACCTGCCGAAAGCATCCACGATTACTGGGAATCGCTCCCCCTGAAATACCGGCACCTGATTGTGCTGCTGTTTCTGTTCATCGCACCCTCGTTCCTGTTCAGCGAAGTCTATTTCGGCGGCCGGCAGTTCGTCGCCCACGATATCGAACAGTTCCGCGCCACGGCCCAGTCCGTTATCGAGTACCGCGAGGAAACCGGCGAAAACGCCCTTTGGGCCACCAATATCTTCAGCGGAATGCCCTCCTACACCGTCATCGGCACCAAGGCGGTCTATCACATCGACACCCTGCTCAGACGGACCTTCAACTCCCTGTTCATCCCCGTTTTCCCGTTTATGATCTGTGCCGGAGGGGTCTATTTCTTTTTCTGGCTGATGGGGTACCGGCCGCTGCCCTCGGCACTCGCCGCCCTGGCGATTACGCTGACAACCTACATCCCCATCATTGTGGGGGCAGGCCACAACTCCAAACTGATCGCCTATTCCTTTATTCCATGGGTGATGGCCGGTTACTGGATGCTGTCACGAAGTGACCGAAAACTGGCCGGGCTCTTCCTCTTTGCCATCGCGCTCAATTTCACGCTGCGTGCGGAACATGTCCAGGTGCTGTACTATTTCCTGTTTGTCCTGCTCATCTGGTTTGTATACGACGGATTCACTGCATGGAAAGAGCAGGTCTGGCCGGCCTGGCTTCGTCGCGCTTCCCTGATGGTACTCGGAGGCCTGCTCGCCCTGGCCGCCAACATCCAGCCGTACTGGAGCCTGTACGAGTATTCCGCGCACAGCATCCGGGGCGGTTCGGAGATGCGAAGCGAGATGGCTGGCCGTGACGGTCTCGATGTCGACTATGCTTTCGCCTGGTCGCAGGGCCGGGGCGAGTTGCTTACCCTCATCATACCGGCAAGTTACGGAGGATCCTCGGCGGAAGGCACGTACTGGGGACCAAAATCGTTTACCAGCGGTCCGCATTACCTCGGCGCCATCGTCTTTCTGATGTTTCTGGTTGGACTGATGAGAGCTCCCGGACGACTCAAATATGTTTTTCTGGGCTCCGGAGGCCTCGCGCTGCTTTTCTCTCTCGGCGAGAACCTGTACCGCTTTAACTATCTGGCGTTTCAATACCTGCCCTTTTTCGACAAATTTCGCACCCCGGAAATGTGGCTGATTGTGACGGTCTTCAGCTTTGCCGTCATAGCCGCCATGGGCATGAAATGGTTTCACGACTCCTGGAAAGACGGCTCTCTTACCCTCAAACAGCTCTATCTGCCCGCAGGGACGGCCCTGGTCATCGCACTCTTCTTTACCGCTTTTTCCGGAACCATCCTCAATTTCGAAAAACCGGGCGAGCACCGCCAGCTGGCACAGCAGGTCGCCTCACAGCAAAATGTCTCCCCGGACGATCCCCAGGTCCGCCAGTTTGTCAACCGCTACATCGACCAGGAAATCAAGCCCGAACGCCGGGAGATGGCGGCCTCCGACAGCCGGCGCCTGCTGCTGTACCTCGTGCTGGCATCCGGGCTGCTTGCCGCCACCGCGCGTTTCAACCTGCCGGCCAACTATGCGCTTGCAGGTCTCGTACTACTCACAGCCGTTGACCTGGTGCAGGTCGGCGGCCGATATGCCGACAAAAGCGGCCTCGTCCCTTCCGACATGTCGGCCTATGACGTAATCAACAACAAGGTGCGTTCCGTGGACCGGTTCATTGAGGAGAACAAGCAAGTGGATCAGGCCTGGCCGTGGCGGACACTCCCGCTCTCCGACAATCCGTTCAACAACGCCGTACCGGCGGCTTTTGTCTATCCCTCCATCGGCGGCTATTCGGGGGCGAAACTGAGCATTTATCAGGATGTGCTGGACCACGCCCTGTATACTGGTCAGGCCGGACTGAACACCGAGCTGCTCAACATGCTCAACACCCGCTTCCTGATCTTCTCCAACCCCATCTCCCTGCCGGGCTGGGAGGTCGCATACGAAGGACGTGAGGGGGTGGTCATGGAGAACCGGAACGCCCTGCCCAAAGCCTGGTTCGTCGATGAGCTGCTCACCGAAGACCGGCCGGAGGATGTGATGGCGCAACTCAATCGCTTTGACGCCTCCTCTACTGCCATACTTCTGGCCGATGGCCGCTCCGGCGCGGATGCCGTCCCCGACATCACCCCTATCGATAACCGAAGCGCCGAGGTAACCGAATACGGTCCGCGGCAGATCCGGCTGCACGTCGAAACCGATGCCCCGTCGTTTCTGGTGATGAGCGAGATCTACTACCCGGCCGGGTGGTATGCAACGCTGAACGATGAGCCTGTCACAATTCGTCGCACCAACTACATCCTGCGCGGATTTGAAATCCCGCCGGGGCAGCATGAGCTTGAGCTTCGCTTCGAGCCCCGCTCCCACATCCTGGGAAGCCGCCTCTCCTGGGTCTTCAACATCGCTATTCTGCTGATCGGTGTCGCCGCACTCGGCCTTTGGTACCGGAAATCATGA
- a CDS encoding glycosyltransferase family 4 protein, which translates to MTPAKDISPPTHPQKQETSPDVLIITYYWPPSGGAGVQRFLKFVKYFREFGVNPIVLTCANPTYPITDHTLADDIPEDVAVFRARSIEPFRIYSLFTGTTPEKAANPSTVLGSGKLGPASRLVRWIRANVFVPDARLGWLPFAKRRALRLVKEYDITTVITTGPPHSTHFAGKWLRRKAGVRWIADFRDPWTDIHYNRMLPRTAWIRSRDERLERSVLNSADEVTVTAPGTARYFQQKVSRTYHTITNGFDPDDFADAPAEKGAPRPVRQDSAASAASAASAASAASDKQTVADPFVIRHVGTISESSVPSRLLEALAQLPATPYRMEFIGPVHAELERQIADLGLDDRVAILPHVPHREATALMQHADLNVVVVQRSDDSRILIPGKLYDYLAAGKPVLAIGPVDGDTASIIRDCRIGKTFDYDDADGPGQWIRTLQQEKQNPGRNPSFSPDEHAIARYSRKELTRALCNIIHPPKNVQS; encoded by the coding sequence ATGACCCCGGCCAAGGACATATCACCACCTACCCATCCACAAAAACAGGAGACGTCCCCCGACGTACTGATTATCACATACTACTGGCCGCCCAGCGGGGGAGCAGGTGTTCAGCGTTTTTTGAAATTCGTGAAATACTTCCGGGAATTCGGCGTCAACCCGATCGTCCTCACCTGCGCCAACCCGACCTATCCGATCACGGATCACACTTTGGCCGACGATATTCCGGAGGATGTTGCGGTCTTCCGGGCCCGGTCGATTGAGCCTTTCCGGATCTACAGCCTGTTCACCGGCACCACACCGGAGAAAGCGGCCAATCCATCCACCGTACTCGGCTCCGGCAAACTCGGACCGGCCTCCAGGCTGGTACGCTGGATCCGGGCCAATGTGTTCGTTCCCGATGCCCGGCTCGGATGGCTTCCCTTCGCCAAGCGCCGGGCGCTCCGGCTTGTAAAAGAATACGACATCACTACTGTCATCACCACGGGGCCGCCCCACTCCACCCATTTTGCAGGAAAATGGCTTCGCCGGAAGGCCGGGGTTCGCTGGATCGCCGATTTCCGGGATCCATGGACCGACATTCACTATAACCGGATGCTGCCAAGAACCGCCTGGATCCGAAGCCGGGACGAACGGCTGGAACGCTCCGTCTTAAACAGCGCGGATGAAGTAACCGTGACCGCTCCAGGCACTGCCCGCTATTTTCAGCAGAAAGTGAGCCGTACCTATCACACCATCACCAATGGTTTTGATCCCGATGACTTTGCGGACGCTCCCGCTGAAAAAGGTGCACCCCGGCCTGTCCGCCAGGACTCCGCCGCATCCGCCGCATCCGCCGCGTCCGCCGCGTCCGCCGCGTCCGATAAACAGACCGTCGCGGATCCGTTTGTGATACGGCATGTCGGCACCATATCGGAATCATCCGTTCCTTCCCGCCTGCTGGAGGCGCTCGCACAACTGCCCGCAACCCCATACCGGATGGAATTTATCGGACCGGTACATGCCGAGCTTGAAAGGCAGATCGCCGATCTCGGGCTGGATGACCGGGTCGCCATCCTCCCTCATGTTCCGCACAGGGAAGCCACGGCACTGATGCAGCACGCCGACCTGAATGTGGTAGTGGTGCAGCGATCGGATGACAGCCGGATTCTGATTCCCGGAAAACTGTACGATTATCTCGCGGCAGGCAAACCCGTCCTGGCCATCGGTCCGGTGGACGGCGATACCGCCTCGATCATCCGGGATTGCCGGATCGGGAAAACCTTCGATTATGACGATGCGGACGGGCCCGGGCAATGGATCCGCACACTGCAGCAGGAAAAACAAAACCCGGGAAGGAACCCTTCGTTTAGCCCGGATGAGCATGCCATCGCACGGTACTCACGAAAGGAGCTCACCCGCGCGCTTTGCAACATCATCCATCCACCAAAAAACGTCCAATCATAA
- a CDS encoding CotH kinase family protein, translating into MTYSVPAIVFPVLFLIGSSAATFASDTIPPNGPNHPEKNRQTESPPLFLNEIMASNGSSIEDEDGDSSDWIELYYDGEEPLSLHYVGLTDDPSKRFQWMFPDTVIHPGEYLLVWASGKDRATPGEPLHTNFRIAQDGEDIMLSHPVEGLLDHFEARRIPTDISAGRVPDGYGDWFFFNLPTPGRSNETPAFEGITEPALFSHEAGFYTEDFQLEVVPRDTNSTIHFTLDGSRPTSNSPVFDGPLTVHDRSGEANVFSTIRTSARTFDWRQWHEPDGPVAKATIIRTVTLRENHLPVYDKRTYFVMSEGADRYEVPVISITTDSLNLFDYRTGIYIPGIHRSGGGTGNEFQRGSAWEREATMEYFDETGERVLHQDIGIRIHGGFSRELAQKSLRLYARNEYGDNRFRHRFFPDLEDSVFNRLILRNAGNTWGEDMFMDAAAQSLVRHFNMDTQAYQPAVLFLNGEYWGIHNIRERYDKHYLERVYGIDPENIDLLTRDWQVKEGDSLHYVQMLDFVRSADLGDDEAMAKLSTMIDLDNLLDYYSAQIYFGNNDWPHNNIDFWRSRVAYDPDADPGHDGRWRWLMFDVDRSLGHATGPEFDMIAWMMQPVIREETWPTELFLNLMENEQFVGDFINRIADHLNTAFRCERVEQVIDSLKSPVAGLIGEHIHRWSLPESVHAWEGYVQEMYRYACQRPAYLRDHLREHFDIPDMHVLRLENLDSGHGHIIVNSIPVAGDIPGIADDPEEWAGIYFDGIPIEVAASPRDGMLFEGWVINGELSPVTDTLITLLPEEDLHIEALFSEPTSADPGPQPNQIALHQNYPNPFNPSTTISYELSESSEVQLEVYDILGQRVALLTDEIRSAGTHSVNWDASGLASGVYIMQLTVSGVEGAAEEQHTGKMTLVR; encoded by the coding sequence ATGACTTATTCTGTACCCGCCATTGTATTTCCCGTTCTTTTTCTGATCGGCAGCTCTGCAGCCACGTTCGCGTCCGATACGATACCTCCGAACGGGCCGAATCACCCCGAAAAAAATCGGCAGACCGAATCCCCACCGCTTTTCCTCAATGAGATCATGGCCTCCAACGGTTCTTCCATTGAGGATGAAGACGGCGACAGCTCCGACTGGATCGAACTGTACTACGACGGGGAGGAACCTCTCTCCCTGCACTATGTCGGCCTCACCGACGACCCCTCCAAACGATTTCAGTGGATGTTCCCGGACACCGTCATCCACCCGGGAGAATACCTGCTTGTTTGGGCTTCCGGCAAGGACCGTGCGACTCCGGGCGAACCCCTGCACACCAATTTCAGAATCGCGCAGGATGGGGAGGATATCATGCTTTCCCACCCGGTCGAAGGGTTGCTGGATCATTTCGAGGCTCGGAGAATCCCGACCGATATTTCGGCCGGCAGAGTGCCCGACGGCTACGGGGACTGGTTCTTTTTCAATCTGCCCACCCCCGGACGCAGCAACGAAACCCCTGCCTTCGAAGGCATCACCGAACCCGCACTCTTCTCCCACGAAGCCGGATTCTACACAGAAGATTTTCAGCTGGAGGTGGTCCCCAGGGACACAAACAGCACTATCCATTTTACACTGGACGGCTCCCGCCCAACCAGCAACTCACCGGTTTTTGACGGTCCGCTGACCGTCCACGACCGATCCGGCGAAGCCAATGTTTTTTCCACCATTCGCACCAGTGCCAGAACGTTCGACTGGCGGCAATGGCACGAGCCCGACGGTCCCGTTGCCAAGGCTACCATAATCAGAACCGTCACCCTCAGGGAAAACCACCTGCCGGTTTATGACAAGCGAACCTACTTTGTGATGAGTGAGGGCGCGGACCGTTATGAGGTGCCGGTAATCTCCATCACCACCGACAGCCTGAATCTGTTCGACTACCGTACGGGCATCTACATCCCGGGCATTCACCGCTCGGGGGGCGGTACGGGCAATGAGTTTCAGCGCGGAAGCGCATGGGAGCGCGAAGCGACTATGGAGTACTTCGATGAAACCGGGGAGCGTGTCCTTCACCAGGATATCGGAATCCGGATACACGGCGGCTTTTCCCGCGAACTGGCCCAGAAAAGCCTCCGGCTCTATGCGCGTAACGAATATGGCGACAACCGTTTCCGTCATCGCTTCTTCCCCGACCTGGAAGACAGCGTCTTCAACCGGCTGATTCTTCGCAATGCGGGCAATACCTGGGGCGAGGATATGTTCATGGACGCCGCGGCCCAGTCGCTGGTCAGGCACTTCAACATGGATACCCAGGCATACCAGCCGGCCGTGCTTTTCCTGAACGGGGAATACTGGGGAATACACAACATCCGCGAACGCTACGACAAACACTACCTGGAGCGGGTTTACGGGATCGATCCGGAGAATATCGATCTGCTGACAAGAGACTGGCAGGTCAAGGAAGGTGACTCGCTCCACTATGTTCAGATGCTGGATTTTGTGCGATCCGCCGATTTGGGTGATGACGAGGCGATGGCGAAGCTCTCGACCATGATCGACCTGGATAACCTGCTCGATTATTACAGTGCACAGATCTATTTCGGAAACAATGACTGGCCCCACAACAACATCGACTTCTGGAGGTCACGCGTGGCCTATGACCCCGATGCGGATCCCGGGCACGACGGACGCTGGCGCTGGCTGATGTTCGACGTGGACCGTTCGCTGGGGCATGCTACCGGTCCGGAGTTCGACATGATCGCCTGGATGATGCAGCCCGTCATCCGGGAGGAAACCTGGCCCACCGAGCTTTTTTTGAATCTGATGGAGAACGAGCAGTTCGTCGGAGATTTCATCAACCGGATTGCGGATCATCTCAATACCGCATTCCGCTGCGAACGTGTGGAGCAGGTCATAGACAGTCTGAAATCCCCCGTAGCCGGCCTCATCGGCGAACATATCCATCGATGGAGCCTTCCCGAGAGTGTCCATGCATGGGAAGGATACGTCCAGGAGATGTATCGTTACGCCTGCCAACGTCCCGCCTACCTCCGGGATCACCTCAGGGAACATTTCGATATTCCGGATATGCACGTGCTGCGCCTGGAGAATTTGGATAGCGGTCATGGCCATATCATCGTAAACAGCATTCCGGTTGCCGGCGATATCCCGGGAATTGCCGATGATCCGGAGGAATGGGCCGGTATCTATTTTGACGGCATCCCCATAGAGGTTGCCGCGAGCCCCCGGGACGGGATGCTGTTTGAGGGATGGGTGATCAACGGCGAGTTATCCCCGGTCACCGACACCCTCATCACCCTTCTCCCGGAAGAGGATCTGCACATTGAGGCGCTGTTTTCGGAACCGACTTCCGCCGACCCCGGCCCGCAGCCCAATCAGATCGCACTGCACCAAAACTATCCGAACCCGTTCAACCCTTCCACGACAATCTCTTACGAGCTTTCGGAAAGCAGCGAAGTCCAGCTTGAGGTGTACGACATTCTCGGGCAAAGGGTGGCGCTGCTGACCGACGAAATACGCAGCGCAGGGACGCATTCCGTCAACTGGGACGCCTCCGGCCTTGCCAGCGGTGTTTACATCATGCAGCTCACCGTTTCGGGAGTAGAAGGCGCCGCTGAAGAACAGCACACCGGAAAAATGACGCTGGTCAGATAA
- a CDS encoding asparagine synthase C-terminal domain-containing protein: protein MKVHIILDDSARWNHETGQQPQSRVWCRSEGGRDSGLTGKVRRIADDDEAADLCNGLKGRFAWIREMQDIQHPGAKAQVRIAVDFHRSIPLFYAINGRDVYIGDQPDLIRRSLPGSEPDRGTASEYLVLGYLTGSDTLFRGIKQVEAGSIVTITDGDDGPAAETTGYFTYRHHYRNADRNTLLKDLDDVALQTMQRSIDHADGRPVILPLSGGHDSRLIALLLHRLNYRDVICYSYGKQGSPEMKLSREIAEALGYRWIGVPYTRKKWRDWFNRPERKRYYKKAARPAGIPNIQEWVAVGELRSGGTVPDDSLFMSGHFGDALVGGKGIYDTYTYREHPETHPDTILRHIFHYHYYLWDWSAYRDVLEPFFRDRILRLLQPIDAYPDSPSACEAWNIRERQSKFIINSGRIYDFFGYDWLMPYCDPDYMRFWLEIPLAFRHDKNLYTSYIDRLSPFNTPTHNPGKAIIAVRETIRKTPLFRPSRALYNKWAARRRRKKEYETHPMAWYGMMRETDFRKLYTGSENINSFQSLELLRTIFENGYLSVDDILHQSYKALARSPLKQPDGERPSDDSRIPS from the coding sequence ATGAAGGTTCATATCATTCTTGACGATTCGGCCCGATGGAACCACGAAACAGGTCAACAGCCGCAAAGCCGGGTCTGGTGCCGGTCGGAAGGCGGGCGCGATTCCGGCCTGACCGGAAAAGTCCGTCGGATTGCGGATGATGACGAGGCAGCGGACCTGTGCAATGGGCTGAAGGGACGATTTGCCTGGATCCGGGAGATGCAGGATATCCAGCATCCGGGCGCAAAGGCACAAGTGCGCATTGCCGTCGACTTTCATCGTTCCATTCCCCTTTTCTACGCTATCAACGGCCGGGATGTCTACATTGGCGATCAGCCCGACCTCATCCGCCGAAGCCTTCCGGGTTCGGAACCTGACCGTGGGACGGCATCGGAATATCTGGTCCTTGGGTACCTGACCGGATCGGACACCTTGTTCCGGGGGATCAAACAGGTGGAAGCCGGATCCATCGTGACCATAACAGACGGGGATGATGGGCCGGCAGCCGAAACCACCGGCTATTTCACATACCGACACCATTACCGGAATGCGGACCGGAACACCTTGCTCAAGGATCTCGATGATGTGGCTTTACAAACGATGCAGCGGTCCATTGACCATGCGGACGGCAGGCCGGTCATTCTCCCCCTCAGCGGCGGCCATGATTCCCGCCTGATCGCCCTTCTGCTTCACCGGCTCAACTACCGGGATGTCATCTGCTATTCCTATGGCAAGCAGGGGAGTCCGGAAATGAAGCTGAGCCGGGAGATTGCGGAGGCCCTGGGTTACCGGTGGATCGGCGTACCCTATACCCGGAAAAAATGGCGTGACTGGTTCAACCGGCCGGAACGCAAGAGATATTACAAGAAAGCGGCGCGGCCGGCCGGTATCCCGAATATCCAGGAATGGGTTGCCGTCGGTGAGCTGAGATCCGGCGGCACCGTACCCGACGACAGCCTGTTCATGTCGGGCCACTTTGGCGACGCCCTGGTCGGGGGCAAGGGGATCTACGACACCTACACCTATCGGGAACACCCTGAAACCCATCCGGATACGATTCTTCGCCACATCTTCCACTACCATTACTATCTCTGGGACTGGTCCGCTTACCGGGATGTTCTGGAGCCTTTTTTCCGGGATCGTATCCTCCGGTTGCTGCAGCCGATCGATGCCTATCCCGACAGCCCCAGCGCATGCGAAGCCTGGAATATCCGTGAACGGCAATCCAAGTTCATTATCAACAGCGGGCGTATCTACGATTTTTTCGGCTACGATTGGCTGATGCCCTACTGTGACCCGGACTACATGCGGTTCTGGCTGGAAATCCCGCTTGCCTTCCGACACGACAAAAACCTCTATACCAGCTACATCGACCGGCTTTCGCCCTTCAACACTCCCACCCACAACCCGGGCAAGGCGATCATCGCCGTGAGGGAGACTATCCGGAAAACCCCTCTTTTCCGGCCGTCGCGAGCCCTGTACAACAAATGGGCCGCCCGAAGGCGCCGTAAAAAAGAGTACGAAACCCATCCGATGGCCTGGTACGGAATGATGAGGGAAACCGATTTCAGAAAACTGTACACCGGCAGTGAAAACATCAATTCGTTTCAGTCACTGGAATTGCTGCGCACGATATTTGAAAACGGTTATCTTTCTGTGGATGACATCCTGCACCAAAGCTATAAAGCCCTTGCCAGGAGTCCTTTGAAGCAACCGGACGGTGAACGGCCGTCCGACGATTCCCGAATACCTTCATGA
- a CDS encoding glycosyltransferase family A protein: protein MKYLIITPAFNEAGNIAGFIRSVAAQTRKPVELVIVNDNSTDDTLAVAEEAAGGHSWIRVVNRRSRPEHITGSKVAEAFLYGIAQITDPLPDVIVKLDADLVLPPHYFETVLRQFEQNPKTGICGGVCAIRKGELLKPEILTDRFHVRGALKAYRRECYEQIGGIRPVYGWDTLDELLAACHGWDTVVLPDLCVEHRAPTGNRTRSLKLHMMTGELFYRLGYGPVISLLASAKRCTMHPFGISALISWIGYLWASLGRPSRYVDRSQAKCIRRLRYRRILKKITGSTPTHGST, encoded by the coding sequence ATGAAATACCTCATTATCACACCGGCCTTCAATGAAGCCGGCAACATCGCCGGATTCATCCGGTCGGTTGCGGCTCAGACCCGCAAGCCGGTGGAGCTGGTTATCGTTAATGACAACTCGACGGACGACACCCTCGCCGTTGCCGAAGAAGCGGCCGGCGGGCACTCCTGGATCCGCGTGGTCAACCGCCGGTCGCGGCCGGAACATATCACCGGATCGAAAGTGGCCGAAGCTTTCCTCTACGGAATAGCGCAAATAACAGATCCTTTGCCTGATGTGATAGTGAAGCTGGACGCCGACCTGGTGCTGCCCCCCCATTATTTCGAAACTGTCCTGCGACAGTTTGAACAAAACCCCAAAACCGGCATTTGCGGCGGGGTCTGTGCCATCCGTAAGGGAGAGCTTCTCAAGCCGGAAATCCTGACCGACCGCTTTCATGTGCGGGGAGCGCTTAAGGCGTATCGAAGAGAATGTTACGAACAGATCGGCGGCATTCGTCCGGTGTACGGCTGGGATACCCTTGACGAGCTGCTGGCGGCCTGCCATGGTTGGGATACGGTGGTACTGCCCGATCTCTGTGTGGAGCACCGGGCGCCCACCGGTAACCGGACCCGCTCCCTGAAGCTCCATATGATGACCGGCGAGCTGTTCTACCGGCTCGGTTACGGACCGGTTATTTCGCTGCTCGCCTCGGCCAAGCGCTGCACCATGCACCCCTTCGGCATTTCAGCACTTATCAGCTGGATTGGTTACCTTTGGGCTTCACTCGGCAGGCCTTCCCGGTATGTTGACCGCTCACAGGCAAAATGTATCCGCCGGCTTCGGTACCGCCGCATTCTGAAAAAAATCACCGGTTCCACCCCAACGCACGGAAGCACGTAA